In Drosophila ananassae strain 14024-0371.13 chromosome 3R, ASM1763931v2, whole genome shotgun sequence, the DNA window AAAATGGCTCCAGTCCCCGGAATACAAGCTTGTCTTCTTGTCTAAGTACTCTAGTTTTTCAGTTTCCGTAAGTTCTTCGTCTAAATTTAGCAAAATGTTGGCATATGTAATATACTCCAAAACGTCCTTGTTCTGCAAATATTCAATGTTAAAATTATAGCATATCTGCTACACTCTTACCTTATTGATCGTACATAGTCTTGGAAATCCGAATGTGCACCTAGTTTCATGGCATATATACCCAGTAGTCCTGAACCACAGCCCAAGTCAAGGACTCTTTTGTCCTGCCAAAAAGAATCCTTAATCTGTTCGGACAGATATTGCAACAGGTCGGATGTGCCTTCCCATATTTTAGCGCCGCCCTCATACACCCCGGCTAACAGGTCGGAATGGCTGTCTTCAGATTTCTTTATATCCAGATTTTCGAGACCAGATTGGGATCTTATATCCTCGAGCAGAAAGCCGGCTACTAAATGCCGCAACTTTGTTCTTCCCACATCTAAATCCTTGGCGTTAAGTTCGTAGAAATCGAGTGTGGATAATaagttttccggggccttgaCTTCAAAGGACTTGTACCAAACTATTTCCTGGGTGTCTTTTAATTCATCCTTATCTTCGGCATCCTCGTTTTGTTCTTCAAAAGGATTTTTAACGGCTACAGCATCTTCTGAGGGTTCCGCTTCCACAtcgaaattgaatttaaacaTAATTCAAGGGAGTGATGAGTTTTTGGCGCTGAAATTCAAAACACGAACTTTCTTATAATCAGAATTgtaattgtttaattttatttaatttgtttatacctctttttttatttaattaaataaataaacttttcaGATGAAACCacgtttgttttgtttatcgTAAGGATGCATCGATACTTTATTTGTTATCGATGTccatagtatttttttaattagttagtatttttcttcttttctcatcgctaaaattgttttttcgcTGGTGGATCTGAGGCTgtttaacaatatttttatttatggcgGACCAAGCAAACAATGAGGTGAGTTATTGAAGTAAAGATGTTGCTGCTTCGTGCCTAAGTGCTTACTTTTCCAGGGCGGCCAACCAACGCCGCTGATGTCCATCCGCTTcgaccagcagcagcacgaAAACGCTGCGGCTAATGGGAATGAAaatggcaacggcaacggTGATGCCGGCGAAGCTACAGAGGAAAGCGGCAATGGTGATAAATCACCTGAAGAGTTGGTGCTGCCCAAGGCCCTGGAGGACGTGCTTGCTTTGAAGGATCAGCGCGTGGCCGAGTACAATGTAGACGGCGACTCGCAAGGCGGCAGTGGCGGCGGGGGAGGTGTTGACGGCGAGGACGCTGATGTGGGTGAGGACAGCGATGATGATGCCGAGAACCAAGTCAACGGCAGCGGAGGTGCCAAGCCCGGCAAACAGAGCAAGGcagagaaaaacaaaaagaaaaagaaacgcAAGAAGCAGAACAGGAAGATCCGCCAGCAGCTGGAGCACGAGCGTCAACAGCAGTTGGCTCAGGCGGATGAGAATGAGGCCACGGAACAGGCAGGAGAGGAGGCTAAGGCCCCAGGAAGTGATGATGAACAACCTGCTGAAAAAGATAAGAAGGAGAAACACAGAGAGAGCCGCAGCAGGAAAAAGAAGGATCGCAGTGACGACAAAGACAAGGATAAAAAGGCTGCGGACGCTACCGACGAAAATGTAACAATAGAGTAAGTGAAGAGTACTACAAATTATCCACTTTTATCTAATATTCTAAATTCTATCCACAGATATGTGCCGGAGAAGATTACCATTGCTGATCTAGCACCTATGTATCGTCAGTTCTACCGCgtctttgaaatatttaaacttgAGAACAAGCCGAAACCTGCAGAAAAGGATAAATCAGCTAGCGATGCAGATAATCTTGCCAGGGACAAAAAGGCCAATTCCAAGCTGgatgatgaagacgatgacggcgacgatgatgatgaacACAAGGAGGATAAAGAAAAGTTATCTAAACGAAAGCTCAAGAAACTAACCCGTTTAAGTGTGGCGGAGCTGAAGCAGTTGGTCTCTAGGCCCGATGTCGTTGAGATGCATGATGTGACCGCCAGAGATCCAAAGCTTTTAGTACAACTGAAGGCCTACAGAAACACTGTACAGGTGCCGCGGCATTGGTGCTTCAAACGAAAGTACCTGCAAGGCAAGCGCGGCATTGAGAAGCCACCATTTGATCTGCCGGCATTTATCAAGAAAACGGGCATCATGGAGATGCGCGAATCCCTGCAGGAACGTGAAGATGCCAAAACGCTAAAGGCCAAAATGCGTGAGCGCGTCCGCCCTAAGATGGGCAAGATCGATATCGACTACCAGAAACTCCATGATGCCTTCTTCAAGTGGCAGACCAAGCCGCGTATGACCATTCATGGCGATCTCTACTACGAGGGAAAGGAGTTCGAAACGCGCCTGAAGGAGAAGAAGCCAGGAGATCTGTCCGAGGAATTGCGCATTGCTTTGGGCATGCCTGTGGGCCCAAATTCTCACAAGATTCCGCCACCATGGTTGATTGCCCAGCAGCGTTATGGGCCGCCTCCCTCATATCCCAACCTGAAGATTCCTGGCCTCAATGCACCTATCCCCGAGGGTACTTCCTTTGGTTACCATGCCGGTGGTTGGGGCAAGCCGCCGGTCGACGAAAATGGCAAACCATTGTACGGAGATGTGTTCGGAACGAATATATTGGACTTGGATGTAAATGGACTATTCTTGTTAAGCTATTAAGATATTAATCTTTGCAAAACTAATTTCAGAATGGCATCGACGAGGCCGACATTGAGCGCAATCAATGGGGTGAGCTTGAATCCGAGTCAGAGGAGTCTtccgaagaagaagaagaggacGGCGAGGACCTGGGCGACCAGCAGGATGAGACTGGCTTAGTCACACCAGTTGAGGGACTTGTCACTCCATCCGGACTTACCAGTGTGCCAGCTGGAATGGAAACACCTGAAAATATTGAACTCCGTAAAAAGAAGATCGAAGCCGAGATGGAGGAGTAAGCGGATACATATTTAAACAAAAGAATTACCATAACAaatcatttccattttttataGCAATGAGACACCTGTTCTTTATCAAGTACTACCGGAAAAGCGCACGGACCGTATCGGCGCATCTATGATGGGATCAACTCATGTGTACGACGTTACCGGCAGCGGAGCCAATAAACAGCCGCCGGTTAGGACGACCACTGATCGAGAGGGCATCGTGGAGTTGGCACTGGATCCCAGCGAATTGGACATGGATAATGACGCCATGGCTCAGCGGTATGAGCAACAGATGCGGGAACAGCAGAACCATCTGCAGAAGGAGGATCTGTCAGACATGTTGGCAGAGCATGTGGCGCGACAGAAGTCGAAGCGCAAGCGTCAACAAACTGATCCAGCCAAGACAACCAAGAAGTACAAGGAATTCAAGTTCTAGTTGTATTGCAAGAGAAGCTTCTTTCCCATTTGTGCGATTGTCGGACAGATTTAAGTTGAGAATGTCATTAAAAATAGTAAGCTAAATGGAGtttcatttaatttccaaTTACCAGCagagttaaaaaaatttcagaTTCGGAggaaaatttagaaaaaaaaactattttcattgaattaaatttatttattctgcTGTAGAGACTCAAAATAGTTTGTGTGTAATTTAAAACTTGACTTGTTTGCTTTAGTTCTCATTTATACATTCAAACTTATCGTTCCTAAAAATTACAATAATTAGATCTTAACAAAGCAAAGGAAATACAGCAGATTGGGACCAGGATAAGCTTGTCCAGCAACCTGGCCCCATATCGACTGATGCTCCTGAACCTCATTTATCGGGAGCTGGAGCTACCACACGTTGTCTATGTTGGCTAAGGTTCAGTGACCGTCCGATGGTCATTCGTCCAGTTGCTCGCTCAATTGCGCCAGAAGTGCCGCCCGCTTTGATTCCAGCTCCCCGTCACTAAGCGCCATTTCCTCGTTGCGTGATCCCGCCGAATCTATTGACTGGGTCGGACTAAGGGGCGTGGTGGAGCGATTGTGTCGGTTGTGCCGCTTGCCATCTTTATCCTTCTTGGctcttttttctttcttcttctttttagCCGGCGAATGCGAGTTGGGATCATTTTGCAGGAGAGCTTGAGTGCCAGGGGATTGATTGCCAACTAGCTCCGACTCACAGGAGGactgaaataaattattttaatataatactAGCAGTGGAAGAGGGATCAGAAAGTACTTACGCTTCGCAGTTTGTTTTTgcgcttctttttcttcttcatAAGCTTCTCGCTTTCGATACTTCCAATAGAACTCAGGGAATGCTGTTTGCGAGAATaacattaatattataatagcTTAGAGCAGGGAGTGTTACTAACCGATCGCGACTTGGATCTTCTCCGCTTCGACTTCTCAACCTCCAGTTCGTTTTCTATATCCGATCTCGACGTGGAACGCACTCGCTTTTTgtgtttcttgtttttctttgacTTTCGCGATCGCGAGTGGTGATGACTGCAGGCGTCCTCGCTCTCTTTAATAAAGTCCTCCCAGATCTTTTCTACCCCGATTTCCTTTTCATATACTGCAAATGCTTCCAGGTGCTCCACTAGCTTCTTAGCACTCTCATACGGTTCAGCCACCGAGACATTCGCTTCCAGCCATTCGTTCTTAATTTCGTTCTCCAATTTTCGCAGCCTTCGGACTTCCTCCTTCATACGCTCCTTTTCGATGGCTTCCgcctaataaaaattaataaataatcatATGTAAGATATGTTTGTATAAAACTACTCGATATGTATACCTTTTCCAGCAAAGAATTGTAAGTAAGCTTCACATTTCCCGCATCCAAGCTGGCGGATCGTTTGTCTTCACATACAATAGTTGCAAAGTCCTCGAAGGAAGTTTTTGCCTGGACTACAAAGGACTTCTCCTTGAGGATCTCTCGGATGATCTTCTTTTCGTCGTGGAATCGGGCCTTCAGATTCTCAACGTAGAACTTGAAAAGGTCCAGCGGTGTGGAGCCGCTCTGGCCAAGCATGGCAGAAAAGCGCAAGTCGGCTGATATGATCGGATACAGTTCCACCCAGAGCGACATGGACGTGAGTTTGCCTTCTTCATGCAGTGAATCGAGTAGAGCAAGGAAGGAGTCTCTGTTTTTCCGCTGCTGTCGCTTCATTCTCTTCTTCTCCCGTTcgcgctcctcctcctcttccttCTCCAAGGTGCGAATGTGCTCCTCAAACACAATGAGAGCATCCTCCTTATCCATTCCAAGAAGGGTCACATCGTTCTTGAACGCAGAATTGTCCAGCAGCATGACCTGCGCCTCCGACCAGGTGGTGGCATGATTAATCGACGTCATCGACTCGAGAAGTTCGCCCAACACCTTCATGTTTCGCTTCTTCAACACTCGCGCCTCCTCCTTTTCCCGCTTCGCCAGGTTGAATATGCAATCTTCGTATATGTCCCTCCGATCGGGTTCCGGCACCACCGTCCACGTTCGATTCCCAGCGAAAACCTCCTCGCAGCGGAAGTACTTCATCTGTGAGTTCATTTTGTCGCTCGACATAAGGAACTGCTCAAGATCctcctttgctttttttgcTTTCAAACGCGACTCTTCGCGTTCATCCTTCAGCTTTTGCGTTTTGTAGGCATTGAAGGTTTGCTTGCGTTCGTTGAGGTTCTTGAAGGCTGCATAGCGCGGGTCCTTCGAAATAATCTTCACACACTGGTCCCAGTTGGCGTTGGAGGGTACGTTGCGGTCTCTCAAAAGTTCCTTAAATGCCTCGATCGCCTCGCGCTTGTCCTTAAATACCATGGGACTGTCTGCTAACTTGTCGTCCTTCTTGGCTGgaattaaaagtaaaacacATTAGCGAAATGGTCAGGAGCCTACAAAAAGCACTCACCATTCGGTTGGGGAACCTCAATGGCCGCCAATGTGGCAGCCATAGCCTGATCTAGAGCAGAGGAGGAGTTCTCATTACTGCTGGGCGTTAAGGGAGAATGGATTTCCGGTGTGGGTATCCGTGGGGCTGCTGGCAAGGCAGCAGGAAGAATACTAGCTAGAGCAGCATGCGGTACCATGCCCGCCAAACTGGAGGATGTCATGGCCGCCACCGCTTTGGCGGCTGCAGCAGCTCTGGAAAAATACAATATATGAGTATACGCTTTACCAATTTAGTCAGAGATTAACTTACTCCTCAGCCTTGGCCTTGGCCTTCATGTCAACGTACTCCGGTGGGGGCTCCCAACATGTCTCCTTGGTAGCCACATTGTGATAGTATACCTTTCCAGTGTCCGATCGATACTCCTTCCAGGGGCACTGGTTGTGCAGCAGCTCAGCAGGTGTCATCAGAGCCTCTGGTTTCTCCCATGAACTCTGCTTCGTGTTCTGGTTGTAGTAGTATGGTCGTCCATCTGGAGCCTTGTGCTCGGTCCATTCCGTGTTCGATGGCAAAACTCCAAAAGCAGCCGCTAGCTCTGGAGGTGGAGGTGCCGCGAATCCCGGTGGTGGAAACTGAGGGACCATCCCAGCCGGCGGCGTGAATCCAATGCCCCTGCCGCCCCCCGCCACCACAGCGACTGCTCCATTTCCAGCGCTAGGAGGAACATTCATTTCACAACTGTTCTATATGAGTAGAGTGAAAGCAGTACTACGTCTACCGGTCTTTACGTTCGCTGCGCCGGCCAAAACACCGTAAGttggtcaaaataattaaGAAACTCGCAAATTCCGAATGCAAACGCCGCTTTCAACACATTTTGCTGTTATCGATAATTTTCTCCTCCCTGGCTACCTAGTGGTGGGTAacttgttattatttttcagGGGTGGTTGCGTGAAAGGTGTGTATTAATGTACCTTgggaaattgtttttatttaaattcaaaatatttataattattttttataaacataAGTTTGTTCGCCTGCCGTAGAACTTGAAAAGGTCCAGCGGTGTGGAGCCGCTCTGGCCAAGCATGGCAGAAAAGCGCAAGTCGGCTGATATGATCGGATACAGTTCCACCCAGAGCGACATGGACGTGAGTTTGCCTTCTTCATGCAGTGAATCGAGTAGAGCACGGAAGGAGTCTCTGTTTTTCCGCTGCTGTCGCTTCATTCGCTTCTTCTCCCGTTTGCGCTCTTCCTTCTCTTCCTTTTCCAAGGTGCGAATGTGCTCCTCAAACACAATGAGAGCATCCTCCTTATCCATTCCAAGAAGGGTCACATCGTTCTTGAATGCAGAATTGTCCAGCAGCATGACCTGCGCCTCCGACCAGGTGGTGGCATGATTAATCGACGTCATCGACTCGAGAAGTTCGCCCAACACCTTCATGTTTCGCTTCTTCAACACTCGCGCCTCCTCCTTTTCCCGCTTCGCCAGGTTGAATATGCAATCTTCGTATATGTCCCTCCGATCGGGTTCCGGCACCACCGTCCACGTTCGATTCCCAGCGAAAACCTCCTCGCAGCGGAAGTACTTCATCTGTGAGTTCATTTTGTCGCTCGACATAAGGAACTGCTCAAGATCctcctttgctttttttgcTTTCAAACGCGACTCTTCGCGTTCATCCTTCAGCTTTTGCGTTTTGTAGGCATTGAAGGTTTGCTTGCGTTCGTTGAGGTTCTTGAAGGCTGCATAGCGCGGGTCCTTCGAAATAATCTTCACACACTGGTCCCAGTTGGCGTTGGAGGGTACGTTGCGGTCTCTCAAAAGTTCCTTAAATGCCTCGATCGCCTCGCGCTTGTCCTTAAATACCATGGGACTGTCTGCTAACTTGTCGTCCTTCTTGGCTGgaattaaaagtaaaacacATTAGCGAAATGGTCAGGAGCCTACAAAAAGCACTCACCATTCGGTTGGGGAACCTCAATGGCCGCCAATGTGGCAGCCATAGCCTGATCTAGAGCAGAGGAGGAGTTCTCATTACTGCTGGGCGTTAAGGGAGAATGGATTTCCGGTGTGGGTATCCGTGGGGCTGCTGGCAAGGCAGCAGGAAGAATACTAGCTAGAGCAGCATGCGGTACCATGCCCGCCAAACTGGAGGATGTCATGGCCGCCACCGCTTTGGCGGCTGCAGCAGCTCTGGAAAAATACAATATATGAGTATACGCTTTACCAATTTAGTCAGAGATTAACTTACTCCTCAGCCTTGGCCTTGGCCTTCATGTCAACGTACTCCGGTGGGGGCTCCCAACATGTCTCCTTGGTAGCCACATTGTGATAGTATACCTTTCCAGTGTCCGATCGATACTCCTTCCAGGGGCACTGGTTGTGCAGCAGCTCAGCAGGTGTCATCAGAGCCTCTGGTTTCTCCCATGAACTCTGCTTCGTGTTCTGGTTGTAGTAGTATGGTCGTCCATCTGGAGCCTTGTGCTCGGTCCATTCCGTGTTCGATGGCAAAACTCCAAAAGCAGCCGCTAGCTCTGGAGGTGGAGGTGCCGCGAATCCCGGTGGTGGAAACTGAGGGACCATCCCAGCCGGCGGCGTGAATCCAATGCCCCTGCCGCCCCCCGCCACCACAGCGACTGCTCCATTTCCAGCGCTAGGAGGAACATTCATTTCACAACTGTTCTATATGAGTAGAGTGAAAGCAGTACTACGTCTACCGGTCTTTACGTTCGCTGCGCCGGCCAAAACACCGTAAGttggtcaaaataattaaGAAACTCGCAAATTCCGAATGCAAACGCCGCTTTCAACACATTTTGCTGTTATCGATAATTTTCTCCTCCCTGGCTACCTAGTGGTGGGTAacttgttattatttttcagGGGTGGTTGCGTGAAAGGTGTGTATTAATGTACCTTgggaaattgtttttatttaaattcaaaatatttataattattttttataaacataAGTTTGTTCAGAGAAtctcatttttattattcatttgACATAAAGAAAAGAGGTTTGTTCAATAATAaatgatttatatttttaacattgagtaatttaaaattataaaacttaTTTGGTGGCTtcacaaaaatgtaaatacgcccttaattataaatatatgtaactGACGTAGTGAGATATCGGGTAATCTTAACACGCCCCATATTTACATACAATGTTTCATTAACGGCATCTGGTCATACAAATACTGTTTTGTTTTGGTCTGTTCTTAAAAGACGCTGTCGATTCTATGAGCCactatatttaatttaatctaGTGAAACGATGTGCTGATTTACACTTAGTTAAATAGCGGTTATTCGGTGGGTACCAAAATCTTTTTTCTTCCAGTTGAATTCTAAATAGACCCTCTGTTTGTAGAATCGTCATGCTCCTGCGCCTGCCTTTGTTGGTGGCCCGTTTCCTGCACAATGGAAGACTGCGTCTGTTATTTGTGGCCCTTATCGTTCTGCTGATCGTTGGCTTACTGCTGACCTATGGCAGACAGACTGACTACCAGCTCTGCTTCATGGACGGAGAAGGACGGTCGGCGACTCAGTCAACGGGTTCTGTTGGTGTCGACCTCTTGGATGATGTGCTGCAGGCTGATCCAAAACCGACGCCCGGCAAGACTATTTTCTTTCATGAGACGAGTTGCCACCAAAAGGAGAATAATAGATACAAGGTGCTGGAGCTGACTGCACGCCAAGCCTGCGCAATAGAATCGGCAGCATTGCATAATCCGAATTTCCAAGTTTTCGTCTTATTTGCCGGCCCCACATATCAAATCCCTACAGCCAGACATAACGATAGCCATCCGCAGACCTTGGTTGAAGCAATCCTCAGCTACAGCAATGTACATCTGCGTCGTCTTAACCTTTGGAGCTATGCTGCTGCCACGCCTATTGAGGAGTGGCTAAAGGACGGTCGCTTATTTCGTTCTAAGTGAGTAACTCGCTCGCCAAGTGAGGCGACTGATGTTGTTAAacacaatattttatttgcagaTATTTGTTTTCGCACATATCGGACTTTCTGCGGTATTTAACGCTTTATCGGTATGGCGGACTTTATCTGGACATGGACGTCGTGGTGCTGCGCAGCATGGAAGAAGTTCCTCCCAATTATACCGGAGCAGAGTCTGATACCCACCTGGCTGCAGGTGTGATGAATCTAGAGCCGACTGGCTTTGGACATGGGATCGCCGAGTCCTGCCTGCGCGACTTTCAGCATAACTTCGACGGCAGGGATTGGGGCAACAACGGACCGGGTGTCATTACGCGAGTAGCTCAGAAAATCTGCCAAACAAATGACATACGTCTGATGCAGGAAGATCGCAAACGCTGCCTAGGATTCACCGTATTCGGTCGGGCGGCATTTTACGCTATTCCTTGGAAGCAGTGGAAGGACTTCTTCGAGCCGGAGAAAATGGAAGAGACGATGGCCCGCGCCAAAGACTCGTATGTGGTGCATGTGTGGAATAAACACTCTAGTAAGCTGCCCATTAAGCACGGATCTAGTAACGCCTACGCAAAATACGCCGAAAAGAACTGCCCTCGAGCCTACAAGGCGGCAGGAGATTTTTTTTAGGGTAATGGATGGGttctcaaatatttttttgtatttttatatgtgtatatagCGCTGCTTACCAAAGATATCCCCCATTAAAGGGGTATGTTACTGTTTTATGTTTGCTTCTCTACAATTGCTAATCTCAAAACGAAAAACAGTCAAAAGTCGTACAATTATCAAGGAAACGCACATCACTATCAAGGATATAACATCATTAGGACTTGTGTAAGcacaattattattttgaatatttctaAAAATGTGTGAACCCGTTTAGCATTTTGCAGCAgttataaaaatcaaaaatgtaGAATATAGAAAATCATACATTAGTGCGATCATACAATAGGAAACAAGTATTCCCTAACCAACgaacaaataattaaaaaatggcttAAATGTATTCCTCAACCTGTTTGGCCCAGATTGAATGTAAAAAGAGTTCCATATATCATTGAATACAAATGTATACTTAAACTCGCTCgaataatttattcaaaatcgcatatcCGTGTACATATTtcaattgaataaaaaatacattctATGGATATTTAGGTAAACGGGTCACTACTAAAAAGTCTGTATGTATAAGATACTGAAATAATATAAGAAAATGAATTTGTGAACACTTATTATGAAACCTATTGACTACTTTTTTACACATACACTTTTAAGAATTATATTTTGGGTCTAGAATCTTTCAAAACTTACATACACTGTACCTGAGAATAGCGCAGACAGGCTCCCACATTATCCTCTGCATTGGCCTTCCCAGCTCCCATCCCATTACCGAAATGGACGCCAATATAAAATGGCGTAACAGTGCTCTCAATACGACATGGCCACGTTCCCGAGGAGCAGAACTGGGAGCCGCAATGGATGGGCTCGCAGCCTGGCAGCG includes these proteins:
- the LOC6497955 gene encoding histidine protein methyltransferase 1 homolog is translated as MFKFNFDVEAEPSEDAVAVKNPFEEQNEDAEDKDELKDTQEIVWYKSFEVKAPENLLSTLDFYELNAKDLDVGRTKLRHLVAGFLLEDIRSQSGLENLDIKKSEDSHSDLLAGVYEGGAKIWEGTSDLLQYLSEQIKDSFWQDKRVLDLGCGSGLLGIYAMKLGAHSDFQDYNKDVLEYITYANILLNLDEELTETEKLEYLDKKTSLYSGDWSHFTDLTKESEKYDVILTSETIYNIDNQQKLLDTFASRLKPEGIVLVAAKSYYFGVGGGLDQFVEKITEGNVFQSESVWQADENLKRGILQLKFK
- the LOC6497572 gene encoding splicing factor 3B subunit 2 isoform X1; protein product: MADQANNEGGQPTPLMSIRFDQQQHENAAANGNENGNGNGDAGEATEESGNGDKSPEELVLPKALEDVLALKDQRVAEYNVDGDSQGGSGGGGGVDGEDADVGEDSDDDAENQVNGSGGAKPGKQSKAEKNKKKKKRKKQNRKIRQQLEHERQQQLAQADENEATEQAGEEAKAPGSDDEQPAEKDKKEKHRESRSRKKKDRSDDKDKDKKAADATDENVTIEYVPEKITIADLAPMYRQFYRVFEIFKLENKPKPAEKDKSASDADNLARDKKANSKLDDEDDDGDDDDEHKEDKEKLSKRKLKKLTRLSVAELKQLVSRPDVVEMHDVTARDPKLLVQLKAYRNTVQVPRHWCFKRKYLQGKRGIEKPPFDLPAFIKKTGIMEMRESLQEREDAKTLKAKMRERVRPKMGKIDIDYQKLHDAFFKWQTKPRMTIHGDLYYEGKEFETRLKEKKPGDLSEELRIALGMPVGPNSHKIPPPWLIAQQRYGPPPSYPNLKIPGLNAPIPEGTSFGYHAGGWGKPPVDENGKPLYGDVFGTNILDLDNGIDEADIERNQWGELESESEESSEEEEEDGEDLGDQQDETGLVTPVEGLVTPSGLTSVPAGMETPENIELRKKKIEAEMEDNETPVLYQVLPEKRTDRIGASMMGSTHVYDVTGSGANKQPPVRTTTDREGIVELALDPSELDMDNDAMAQRYEQQMREQQNHLQKEDLSDMLAEHVARQKSKRKRQQTDPAKTTKKYKEFKF
- the LOC6497572 gene encoding splicing factor 3B subunit 2 isoform X2; its protein translation is MADQANNEQHENAAANGNENGNGNGDAGEATEESGNGDKSPEELVLPKALEDVLALKDQRVAEYNVDGDSQGGSGGGGGVDGEDADVGEDSDDDAENQVNGSGGAKPGKQSKAEKNKKKKKRKKQNRKIRQQLEHERQQQLAQADENEATEQAGEEAKAPGSDDEQPAEKDKKEKHRESRSRKKKDRSDDKDKDKKAADATDENVTIEYVPEKITIADLAPMYRQFYRVFEIFKLENKPKPAEKDKSASDADNLARDKKANSKLDDEDDDGDDDDEHKEDKEKLSKRKLKKLTRLSVAELKQLVSRPDVVEMHDVTARDPKLLVQLKAYRNTVQVPRHWCFKRKYLQGKRGIEKPPFDLPAFIKKTGIMEMRESLQEREDAKTLKAKMRERVRPKMGKIDIDYQKLHDAFFKWQTKPRMTIHGDLYYEGKEFETRLKEKKPGDLSEELRIALGMPVGPNSHKIPPPWLIAQQRYGPPPSYPNLKIPGLNAPIPEGTSFGYHAGGWGKPPVDENGKPLYGDVFGTNILDLDNGIDEADIERNQWGELESESEESSEEEEEDGEDLGDQQDETGLVTPVEGLVTPSGLTSVPAGMETPENIELRKKKIEAEMEDNETPVLYQVLPEKRTDRIGASMMGSTHVYDVTGSGANKQPPVRTTTDREGIVELALDPSELDMDNDAMAQRYEQQMREQQNHLQKEDLSDMLAEHVARQKSKRKRQQTDPAKTTKKYKEFKF
- the LOC6497954 gene encoding pre-mRNA-processing factor 40 homolog A produces the protein MNVPPSAGNGAVAVVAGGGRGIGFTPPAGMVPQFPPPGFAAPPPPELAAAFGVLPSNTEWTEHKAPDGRPYYYNQNTKQSSWEKPEALMTPAELLHNQCPWKEYRSDTGKVYYHNVATKETCWEPPPEYVDMKAKAKAEEAAAAAKAVAAMTSSSLAGMVPHAALASILPAALPAAPRIPTPEIHSPLTPSSNENSSSALDQAMAATLAAIEVPQPNAKKDDKLADSPMVFKDKREAIEAFKELLRDRNVPSNANWDQCVKIISKDPRYAAFKNLNERKQTFNAYKTQKLKDEREESRLKAKKAKEDLEQFLMSSDKMNSQMKYFRCEEVFAGNRTWTVVPEPDRRDIYEDCIFNLAKREKEEARVLKKRNMKVLGELLESMTSINHATTWSEAQVMLLDNSAFKNDVTLLGMDKEDALIVFEEHIRTLEKEEEEEREREKKRMKRQQRKNRDSFLALLDSLHEEGKLTSMSLWVELYPIISADLRFSAMLGQSGSTPLDLFKFYVENLKARFHDEKKIIREILKEKSFVVQAKTSFEDFATIVCEDKRSASLDAGNVKLTYNSLLEKAEAIEKERMKEEVRRLRKLENEIKNEWLEANVSVAEPYESAKKLVEHLEAFAVYEKEIGVEKIWEDFIKESEDACSHHHSRSRKSKKNKKHKKRVRSTSRSDIENELEVEKSKRRRSKSRSHSLSSIGSIESEKLMKKKKKRKNKLRSSSCESELVGNQSPGTQALLQNDPNSHSPAKKKKKEKRAKKDKDGKRHNRHNRSTTPLSPTQSIDSAGSRNEEMALSDGELESKRAALLAQLSEQLDE
- the LOC116654946 gene encoding pre-mRNA-processing factor 40 homolog B-like; amino-acid sequence: MNVPPSAGNGAVAVVAGGGRGIGFTPPAGMVPQFPPPGFAAPPPPELAAAFGVLPSNTEWTEHKAPDGRPYYYNQNTKQSSWEKPEALMTPAELLHNQCPWKEYRSDTGKVYYHNVATKETCWEPPPEYVDMKAKAKAEEAAAAAKAVAAMTSSSLAGMVPHAALASILPAALPAAPRIPTPEIHSPLTPSSNENSSSALDQAMAATLAAIEVPQPNAKKDDKLADSPMVFKDKREAIEAFKELLRDRNVPSNANWDQCVKIISKDPRYAAFKNLNERKQTFNAYKTQKLKDEREESRLKAKKAKEDLEQFLMSSDKMNSQMKYFRCEEVFAGNRTWTVVPEPDRRDIYEDCIFNLAKREKEEARVLKKRNMKVLGELLESMTSINHATTWSEAQVMLLDNSAFKNDVTLLGMDKEDALIVFEEHIRTLEKEEKEERKREKKRMKRQQRKNRDSFRALLDSLHEEGKLTSMSLWVELYPIISADLRFSAMLGQSGSTPLDLFKFYGRRTNLCL
- the LOC6497573 gene encoding lactosylceramide 4-alpha-galactosyltransferase, yielding MLLRLPLLVARFLHNGRLRLLFVALIVLLIVGLLLTYGRQTDYQLCFMDGEGRSATQSTGSVGVDLLDDVLQADPKPTPGKTIFFHETSCHQKENNRYKVLELTARQACAIESAALHNPNFQVFVLFAGPTYQIPTARHNDSHPQTLVEAILSYSNVHLRRLNLWSYAAATPIEEWLKDGRLFRSKYLFSHISDFLRYLTLYRYGGLYLDMDVVVLRSMEEVPPNYTGAESDTHLAAGVMNLEPTGFGHGIAESCLRDFQHNFDGRDWGNNGPGVITRVAQKICQTNDIRLMQEDRKRCLGFTVFGRAAFYAIPWKQWKDFFEPEKMEETMARAKDSYVVHVWNKHSSKLPIKHGSSNAYAKYAEKNCPRAYKAAGDFF